The region CCCCGTTGTGGGCGGAGTACGCCGGACCCGGCACGAAGGTCCTCGACGGTGAGCGGGTGGAGATCGGCGGCCGGGTCTTCGGCTTCGTCGGCGGGGGGCTGCGCAGCCCCATGCGGACGCCCTACGAGATCGACGACGAGGAGTACGCGGCGAAGATCGAGGCGGTCGGCGAGGTCGACGTCCTGTGCACGCACATCCCGCCGGACGTACCGGAGCTGGTCTACGACACGGTGGCGCGCCGCTTCGAGCGCGGCTCCCGTGCCCTCCTGGACGCGATCCGCCGCGTACGTCCCCGTTACTCCCTCTTCGGCCATGTTCACCAGCCGCTCGCGCGCCGGATGCGGATCGGGGCGACCGAGTGCGTGAACGTCGGCCACTTCGCGGCGTCGGGCCGCCCGTGGGTCCTGGAGTGGTGAACAGCAGGTGGGGTGGCGATGGTTCGGCGGGCGCGCGGTAGCCTTCACGCTGCACACACGTGCGTACCACCCTCCCTCACCGGACCGCATCTGGAGGAGCCACCGCGATGGCGGAACACACCAGCTCGAGCATCACGATCGAGGCGGCACCGGCTGATGTCATGGCGGTCATCGCCGACTTCGCCCGCTACCCGGACTGGACGGGAGAGGTGAAGGAGGCGGAGGTACTCGCCACGGACGGGCAGGGCCGCGCCGAGCAGGTACGCCTCGTCATGGACGCCGGTGCGATCAAGGACGACCAGACCCTCGGGTACACCTGGACCGGCGACCACGAGGTCTCCTGGACCCTGGTCAAGTCCCAGATGCTCCGCTCCCTGGACGGCTCGTACATCCTCAAGCCCGCGGGCGCCGGCGCCACCGAGGTCACCTACCGGCTCACGGTCGACGTCAAGATCCCCATGCTGGGCATGATCAAGCGCAAGGCCGAGAAGGTCATCATCGACCGCGCGCTGGCAGGTCTGAAGAAGCGAGTGGAGTCGGGCGAGGCGGCCTGATCCCGCTCCGCGGGCCGGTGGGGGCCGTTCGCGCGGCTCCCCGCGCCCCTGCGGGGCGCGCCCGCGTCTCCAGCCCGTCCGGCGTTTGAGGACGGGGCCGTTCAGGCCGATCGGGGGGCTGGGGGCGGAGCCCGGGGGCGCTCGACGCAGGTAGCGTTCATCCAATGCGCACCATCCTGATCACAGGCCAGGGCGGCACGGGCCGTACGACGGTCGCGGCGGCCACCGCGCTGAAGGCCGCCCGCGAGGGCACCCGCACCCTCCTGCTCACCGCCGACCGCACCGACACCCTCGGCGCCGTCCTCGGCGTACCCACCGGCGCGGAACCCACCGACACCGCGCCCCGCCTCACGACGTGGCGCCCCGACGCGAACGCCCGCTTCCGCGAGGACCTCACCGCCTTCCAGGACCGCGCGACCACCGCCCTGGACCTGCTCGGCGCCTCCCGCCTGGACGCCGAGGAACTCACCCCCCTGCCCGGCGCCGAGGAACTCGCCCTGCTGCGCGCCCTGCGCGACGCGGCGACCTCGGAGACGTACGACCTGCTGGTCGTGGACCTCCCGCCGACCCCGCAGGCGCTCGCCCTCCTTGCCCTCCCGGAGGAGCTGCGCCGCTACCTGCGCCGACTGCTCCCGCCGGAGCGCCAGGCGGCCCGCGCCCTGCGCCCCGTGCTGGGCCGCCTCGCGGGCGTCCCGATGCCCGCCGAGTGGCTGTACGAGACGGCGGCACGCTGGGACATCGAGCTGGCCGCCGTCGCGGCGGTCGTCGAGGACCGCGCCACGACCGTACGGCTGGTCGCCGAGCCGGGCCCGGCCGGTACCGACGCCGTACACGCCGCCACCACCGCGCTCGCCCTGCACGGTCTGCGCGTGGACGCGCTGGTCGCGAGCCGGGTACTGCCCGCCGCCAGCGCGGACGCCTGGCTGGGCGCCCTCGCCGCCCAGCAGCGCAAGGCGCTGGACGAGTGGCAGGAGACGTACACCGTCCACGAGGTCCCGCACCTCGGCCGCGACCCGCGCGGCACCGACGACCTCGGCGCGCTCCCCGTGCCCGGCGTCAACCGGGCGCCGACCCCGGTCGAGTGGCCCGTCCTGGACCACCTCGCCGACGACGGCGTCCTCGTATGGCACAT is a window of Streptomyces mirabilis DNA encoding:
- a CDS encoding ArsA family ATPase is translated as MRTILITGQGGTGRTTVAAATALKAAREGTRTLLLTADRTDTLGAVLGVPTGAEPTDTAPRLTTWRPDANARFREDLTAFQDRATTALDLLGASRLDAEELTPLPGAEELALLRALRDAATSETYDLLVVDLPPTPQALALLALPEELRRYLRRLLPPERQAARALRPVLGRLAGVPMPAEWLYETAARWDIELAAVAAVVEDRATTVRLVAEPGPAGTDAVHAATTALALHGLRVDALVASRVLPAASADAWLGALAAQQRKALDEWQETYTVHEVPHLGRDPRGTDDLGALPVPGVNRAPTPVEWPVLDHLADDGVLVWHIPLPGAIREELDLIRRGDELVVTVGQFRRIVPLPSALRRCTVAGAALREGELRVRFAPDPDLWPRTR
- a CDS encoding SRPBCC family protein, translated to MAEHTSSSITIEAAPADVMAVIADFARYPDWTGEVKEAEVLATDGQGRAEQVRLVMDAGAIKDDQTLGYTWTGDHEVSWTLVKSQMLRSLDGSYILKPAGAGATEVTYRLTVDVKIPMLGMIKRKAEKVIIDRALAGLKKRVESGEAA
- a CDS encoding metallophosphoesterase family protein, with the translated sequence MAPTPGGNRRTRIHVVSDVHGNARDLARAGDGADALLCLGDLVLFLDYADHARGIFPDLFGAENADRLVELRTARRFAEAREFGRRLWDEIGMDHSVAIEKAVRKQYAELFAAFPTPTYATYGNVDMPPLWAEYAGPGTKVLDGERVEIGGRVFGFVGGGLRSPMRTPYEIDDEEYAAKIEAVGEVDVLCTHIPPDVPELVYDTVARRFERGSRALLDAIRRVRPRYSLFGHVHQPLARRMRIGATECVNVGHFAASGRPWVLEW